A stretch of DNA from Glycine max cultivar Williams 82 chromosome 18, Glycine_max_v4.0, whole genome shotgun sequence:
gtacaatgtaaaaaaatataaaaaaaaaatgattactcTAGCATGACTATTGACTATGAAAGTGAGGGgaaattcataaaaattgaaaagttcTGGAATGGCTTCCACTTTCTAAGAAAATTTGACAACTAACCCTTCCCAGGTGATCACCTAAAACTATTGCCAGGTATAAAGGCTGAACAAAACATACGCACAAGAAGTTCTTTGCTTCCTCCATTTGATCTCCAACTACCAACCATGCTCATATAATTACAGCAATAACTGTTCTCTGATCAGCGTAAGAGCATATGCTGATCTTTTAATAGATGCTGCAACCTCAAAGACAAGAGGCAACAGGACTAGAGTGCCACATATTCAAAAAGTTGCAGAATATTTTGAAATGAATTCCAGTTTGCATTGACCAAACATTCTAGATCAAACATGATGACTACTGGTACCAGCCAAATTGGTCATCTTAATCGAGACAATCTTTTCCGTTTCCGATTCTTCTTATACACAACCACACTTTTTGTGTTACTGCTACCATGAGGAAGAGCCAAACTTGATGATGGTTTGCCAATGTAGGTTCTGCCTTTCTTAGAAACCCATTTCAGTGGCATATTGTTAACTACAGTGCCAATATCAGTAGAATTATTCAGTTCAacttgtttttgaatttgatctaGCATCTGATGGGTCCAAGCCAATGACAGATCCAACGCAAAAGAATCATCCACTGGCTTTTTCCATAGATCCATCAAAACCTCTTGAAAAGACCGGAAAGACATGGATGGTTGATAACCTTTAAGATTTTCACAAATCATGTTTACTTTGACAACATGCTTGCAAAGGTTACCTTGCATTGACCAAGAACAATCACAGAATGCAAATTCAGATCCTGGATTCCACACTATATGTGTTAAGCTACTATCTTTCTGGCTCACAACCTTGGCAAAGAGGTGGTCTTTATCATCCAAGGAAACAGCATAGTCCGGAATTTGAAGTGCCCGATGCCATGATGTAGAAGCTATATATTTTTCCTTCACATTCTGGAAAGAATCACTTTCATCAGCATACCGGTCAAGCCAGTAGCTTGAATGCAACTCAGTTGTTAACTTGTGGACTAACCAATCTACTCTTTGCAATGCTCCAAGATGTGAATCATCAAAAAGTTTGGCTTTCAGCTTAACATGATAGGCTTCTAATGCTCCAGAAGCTTCCTGGCTTGCTAATGGAAAATTTCTCATCGTTGAAAGCCACATTTCTGCAGAACAGAAGGAAGGGCATGGAGAAAGTGAGTAAATATATCAAATCAATGACAAACTGACTAACCCATAACTTCGGAAGTAAAATGGTAAGGAACATTTCATTCGTAATATTGGGCTTGATGCATGCATGTGAATATGCCTTCAGTCAAACCAGACATTTTATGTGCATGcaagagagaaaaggagaaagatCTAACCAAGCTTGGGCAACCACATGACTTTGAAATATTCCATGAAAGCAGTTTGGTCAACAAAATCCAGCAAGAATTGTTCCAAGGCAAGCGATGCATTAATACCTCCCCAAATGTTGTACACTATTCTCCCAAGACGCTTAAAAATCTCCCGCTGAATCTCAATATTACTACATTTCTTAACAATATTCCTAAGCCATGATCTACGAACACGCCATAGTGAAAATAGGACAGGACAGCAAAATATATCTctgtaaaaacaattaatagaaGTAAGAAAATTAAACAGCAGCACTATAAAATTTTTAACCAAACTCATTTCAAAGCAATAAATCTTACCTCAAAAGATCAATTTCAGCTGCAGCGTCATCAATTAAAAATCCACTGACTTTCCATCCAGGCTCAACACTACGAGCTCGATCAATTAAAGCTTTCAACCACTTAGACACATCAGGCTTTGTAAAGCTACGTGTAATGACCCATGCGACAGGAAGTGCATGTTGTCTTGAATCAAAAACAAGTAGTGTGAACAAGGGATACTGCCAATATGAAAAGATAACTAAGTTAGGATGATTGAAAATATATTGCAATACGAACAAGATAATTGTATTTCTTTTAGATCTACCATAACTTAAAAGTGATGattgaaaatcaaatattacTTTAAGTCTCTTCACACCAAACGTAGAGTCTGCTGCAACAACACTTCGATGACCAAAACGAATCATTTGTTGCAGCTGCCATTCTGTTTGGATCCCCAAGATGAAAGGGTCAGACTCTGAAGTATCCTGGTGAAAAAATACAGACTTTCTATTGCGTTCAATCCACATGCGGATGCTAGCTTGATCATCTAGATCCAACTCATGGGTAGACCTTTTGATAATCATCCCTAGCTTGTGGACATACTGAGAAGCAAGGCTACTGACTTTTGCATCTGAACCACAATATCGCTGAATTCCTTCTATGTGTTTCTCCAAGATATTCTCTTCTGGGATGCCCAAATATATCATGGACATAGTTTGCTGCTGAATTTCATTGCAAATATACGGAATTTTTTTGGCGCCTGGGCCAATGGCATCTCTATCAAGTGGTCCGTGGCAGATAAAACCAGACTTGTTAATATGACGCCTCTCATTGTATACAATAAGTGCCAGTGATGGCTGAGCATAAAGACGTTTGACAACAAAATGACAAGTACAACCTCGCATTGATTGAGGTCTAGCAGCACGATTTCGAGTATTAAGTCGATACCTTCGACTAGGTAATATACCTCCTCCCTCCCCATAATTTTCAGGGCCAAACGAGCACCAGTACCTTCATAGAGAACAAAGTTCAACTACACAACATAAGTATCAGAAACCTAATTGTGCAGATCACCACTTAAGTTTTAAATCATTCATTTGCTAGTCTGCTGTTGGTTTCAAAATTCAGATAGCAACAAGGAAATGATTTGAACTTATGAACAAGTTTAAGATAAAGGAACTTAACAAGGACCAAATTTTCAACAAGAGAAATATGATTTCACACTTCCAAGTTCCAATGTTCTATAAAAACATAAACTAGAAACACACCAAGCAAGAAAATGCTAAACATATACTACAAAAGCCAAACAATCTTCTGATTACATTACAATAACAAAAAGAGGAATAAAATGTCTATAAGCAtgataataatcattttaaatgaCAAAATAGACATGGCAGAAACTTACAGCCTGTACTCCAGATACTCATCGTCCTTGTACTCCTTCAAGTTTCCAATAGTCCGTTTCCTTCCTCTCTCGATATGAAACCGAGTCGGGCACTCCACATTAGTGCATTCACCAATTATAAAAGCATCAACTCTGTCATAGGGAATGAGGGCAACCTCATCATGGTGCTCAGCATTACCAAACTTGGTCCAAGTCAAGTCAGCAGCACAAAACTCCTCCTCAGGTGGGTCTTGCAAAGGAATCTTCCCCACGGATTCAACTATAGCCATATCCAAAATGGcacaaaaaccaaaaaacacaaaaaccttCCTTGCTATATATACAGAACAATCTAGAAGACTCTCCAGAAACAATCACATGTTCAAAACAGTAAAACTGTTGAAGCACAGAACAGAACACCCTGAAACAACAATACCCTTTTGAGATAAACAGTTAAAGACTTGATTTTGATAAGTATTTTGAGCTATGAGCAATAACAGCTACACAATTCAATCAAAAGAAAGagtaaaagctaaaaaaaacaaaggttaGGGCAAGTTGTGTAGTGAGAATTGAAGGGAATACCTACCTTTTTGGTTAAATattcagaagaagaagaacatgaTTGTGTGTGTTGCAGTGGAAGAGAATAGTGGTGCAATGTGAAAGAGGAATTTGGAGAAGTAAAGGGTGGTTTTGGGATGAAATAGGTTAGGTGAGAAGTGATGAATGACTTGGAGAGGGGATACAACAAAATGACACCACATcgagtatttttattttccccaATGGCTTTTGGTTATTTACTTttgttgaaaaaacaaaagaaaacaaaagttcTCAATTCAATCTACATCGCGACTGATTTATATCATATCACCCTTTTACGTTAGGTCTTTTTTatttaggttaaaatatatttttcgtctCTTAAAATTATGAAGTTTGCCCTATTCGCACCACATCGTGAACTAACTAATGCTGACCATGTTACCATTTATTAACAGTTCCCAGCAACCTATGTATTTGTTGGATTTGCAATCCATTGTTGGTGTTACAGTAGATTCTGTATGAGAGAGGAATGCTATCCTATATTATGTTTAGCTTTGGGCTTCATGTATCTAAAATGTTATTCTTGTCTTACATACAAACAGTTTTTTGTCATTTGCatactttatttttctgttgTTGCTAATAATATGTTACTGGCTTATTGTGATATGACCATGTGTGTGTCAAGAATGATATGCTTTATCAATTCAAGATACATTACATACTTTTTCTCTAGGTTGTGGAATTTAGAGATAGACAGAATACCAGTGATGAATAATGGATTAGCAGTCGTTTCAGTACACTATTTAGCATCCAACCTAGGAAAAGGAATTTGTGTGTAAATCAAGTAGGACAGACAGCTCATATCCAACCATTTAACAGTAACACAAACCAAAAATATTGGACCATATAGCCAGATATCCACAatcatacaatattattttccaGTTTCGAAATCATATCAGCAACCGTTAAATATTTGAGCTCCTGTCCCTTTCTCCTAGAGAGTCCTAGTCAAGCTAAACAAAATTTTCCCCTCAAGTTGTGCCCACAAATTAATAATAGAGCATCACTATTTTAGCATCATGTGCAATAACCTGAAATAAGTGTCATACCATCCTGCTATTCAGCTAAATGTTCACAAAATTGACCCCCAACCTCAACGGTGAATCCTATGTATGAACCAAGAATCTAGCTAGAAAGcatataaacacaaaattttcccAACTAACTAAGAAAAAAGGCAGACATTAATGCAACAGTGccacaaataaaatgaaaagggcAATTATGAAAGTCAGCAGAGAGCAAGTTATGAATAACAATTATGAATAACAAACAGCTCATATCTAGGGCATTTAGATAATGGTCAGCTGATTCATGGTCTTGTCCTTAAGTCTGGTCTGGATATTGTTGTTGCTTGACAGACTTCACTGCTTACCATGTATTCAACATGCAACATCATCGACGACTCTATTGGGTTTACGGTTTGAGAGTTTCATTCATTGtcctttatttcttttgaattttgtgtCAGGTGCAGTGCGTTTGGCTGATGAGTAAAAGTTTGACTGGGACTGAGTAAAAGTTTGACTGGggctttaatttttcttaattttaagttGCGGGACCAGGTTGTGCTAGCTTGCACTCACCACATGAACATAACCTTAACTGAGTCAGAGACGGATTTACTTCAGTCCgcaaaacttatattaataaacTTGAccacaatttttaaatttgaaaataagctAAAGAAATTAGTCTTAAGTCATAAAAAAGTCAATTAGCTAAACGAAACTTCTTATctgtttcattttcttattgCAGTCTTTTCCACAAATATTGCTATCAAATGGGcccattatttaatatttaatccaAAGTTAAATGCACGGATCGAGACACTATTATCTATGAAACCTCACAAACTCCACACAGCTAAATGATTAACCAGTTAGTAATCCATGATAGCAGCTACAAGttccaagtaaaaaagaaaggatttggATCTCTCAATATTGAGTAACAGGATATGGATATAGTCACCTTATAGCTAGAGAGAAAGATATAATAAGTAACATGACTCACTATGATTGGTTCTAGGACCCTCTAATCATATGTAATAAAAGTTATAGTCTTCAATCAACAGCGTCATCATATCATGCTGTTTACTAATAAGagagaaatcaaattcaaaaaagaaTTAGAAGTAGACTTCAGATTATTTATCAGCCAATAATCAGATTCTAACAAATATTGGGATTCTGATGGttcaagaaaaaatgtttttggtaAGTAACAAAGTATTTGGCTTTATGTTGAATTTGGATTCGTGTGGTCCTTGCAAGACTACAATTATGATTTGTATGTTGCGGAAAGGAGTGAAGAAATGTCCCAAACAAATTAAATGCTAGCATATCAATGAAATTGTAGCAGACTGGACAAGTAACTActtgtttttaattaagaacATGCTGAAGTTGTAAGAGTTATTTGGTGTTGAAAGTTCAGTAGCTACATGGAAACAGGAGTATAAATTGAACATATTTACTTCACGTTGGATTGGATTGGATTGAATGCTTATTCTTAAGTTCAAAGTTACAGTTATTAGTTAGGGAGCACCTTTTTCTacttttgttcttatttctaGCCTTTTGCTTTTGTACTGTTGGATAGTTTATATCCTTTAACATAAGCACTCCGATTTTGGCCTCATGAACCTCCTTCAACACCTGAGCTGAGTCTGTGCACCCAAACATTGGTAGCTTCCATCATAGTATCCAGGTGATCGGTGGTTCTCACGGTACACAAAACCTTTCGGCACACTCTCACACACCAAATGAAaccatcaaaattcaaaaccaatGTAGAGTTgcattaaaactaattaattcaCCTCCAACTCGAATTCCAAGCAAGGAATCCATCCATCTTCCTTTAACAATTGCTCTCGTGTAAGTGGTGGCAGATAGGATAGAGTCTCAAACTTCTTGCCAATCTGAGGCCATACCTAGTAGTAAGGGGTTATAGTTAGttaataaacttttatttgCATTGTGTGTTGATGCATTGTAATCTTCCAGTGTTGCTTGTGATAGGTAATGTCATAGTTAGTTTTTCTAACTGGGAAGCCAGCCATAGACTTGAGGCCAGTAAATGGAGCCACCATGCTGCCCCGGTTAACGGTGGTAACAGCTGGGGAGGACATCATAGAGGAAGCCATTTCTTTTTCCATTATCAGCTTCTCACACTCTGATAGCTGCTTGTTTGTTTGAGATGCAAACCTTCTACTACAAAACTTGCTGTATATAGAGACCAAATGACCTCAAAAAACTGAGGGGATTGACTGGTGCCTAATCTCAACCGTTGGATTGTGAAAATGATTGCATTGAAGCATATTAGCCACACCAGAATGGAAAATTTTGAATGCTGGCCTCATGGAATTTTGTGACCATACCTTCTTCACAAATACTCCATCTATCATATAAGGCATGGGTTAAGCTAAATGACATTTCAGGGTAGGAAAAATTCAATGGAAAGAACCTTCTCAAGTCTCAACTGACAGTCTCTTGCCCTTTTTGTTGGGCAGTATAATGTCCTCTAATTAGTCAACTCGATTTAATAAGTTTCGAAACAAGTCATATAAATTGTCTCACATTGTGAGAACTCATAACATGTGTTCTATGGTATTTCCTTCTTTATGTCTATCATTATTGTTCCTTTTCTTTTAGCCTTTTGTAATAGGGAAGTGCGTGAAACTGTAATATCTCTACGCAATGTTTATTGGAATAAATATGGGAAGAACCTTGGAGGATTTATGGAAGGATGGTGGTGAAACATCTTCTATTGTGGAATGGTCGATGTCACAAATGGTAAGGAAGCCTATAAGGTGATGGAAAAGGCACAAGCTGAGGTGAGAAAGGAGTTTGATAACAAAGGATATGTGGATGAGGCAGATTTGCACCAATTAATATACTTAAAGTGCACAATCAGAGATGCCATGAGGTTACATTCACCTGTGCCATTTTTTAATTCCTAGAGTAAATACAGAAATACCATCATAATTTACAACATTGTCttgtcaatatttttattaaatattgaatGTTAAGTTAATAAATACACTAAAGAGTTTAATAAGGAAAATAATTCACAGGTATCTCAAAGTGGTAAGTCATTCCCTATAGTCTTCTGCTTATACAATGTCATTTATCTTAGGTTCTTTGGCTGCTTCTTCATCATGATGTGCCTTTAAGTTGACTCACTATTTTATTGATGTTGGTGTAAACACAGGTGAACCAACTCCAACATATAAAGAAGGGAAAGGGGGGAATTCTAAGAGGAGGTAGAAGTCGACACTATATTGAAACTCAATTTTAGAAACTTGAATACAACCAAACAGACATTTAGGGCTGGGTATGAAAATACAAGCAAACATTAACCAACTTCAGTACTAACAGCAAACAACCAATACACGTTCGAGCATCGTCTTAAAAATACCACACACCATCAAGCTCAGTACAAGGTTAAAGCGAAAATTATAAAGAGGTACCACAAACCTTCCACAGCGGGGAAGGCCACGGCGGGGCGCGCGCGGCACGGGCTTCTCGTTTAGGGTTTAGCTGACTTCGGCGGGGCGGCACTGCCAAAGGGGTCAATGAACGGCGGGACGTACGGCACAGGAGACGATCTCAGCTTCGCTTCAGGGGCCACAGGAAATATTTTtggccaaaaacaaaaaatatatattatacgtacaaatttttattttttattttttttctaaattaacaAAGACGGTTTTGCTAATGACACCCGTTGTAGAATGAAGGATTAAAATTACGAAAATGTCATCGCGCCTTACATTGACTGGTGTCATATACCATTGTAGTTATATAACCAAAACATATTCTAAGACATTCTAAAAAACCGCCTTAAAATATGTgtcgtaaaaaaataattttttaataataatatatgacaTCCAAATTAGCCtattatcaaatatcaaatataaagaATATAACTTAAGATATCAATATAATCATGtgtaaaataatgatatattgacttataagataaaaaacCCGCATCAATGTTGTTATCAACTTCAGTTCATATGTCCTTTTTTTGCTTCAAGCTTTACGAAATCAACGTCAATTTGAAATTTTccaataaaattaaagtatataaataattgaaattaaattattttacaaaagcNNNNNNNNNNNNNNNNNNNNNNNNNNNNNNNNNNNNNNNNNNNNNNNNNNNNNNNNNNNNNNNNNNNNNNNNNNNNNNNNNNNNNNNNNNNNNNNNNNNNNNNNNNNNNNNNNNNNNNNNNNNNNNNNNNNNNNNNNNNNNNNNNNNNNNNNNNNNNNNNNNNNNNNNNNNNNNNNNNNNNNNNNNNNNGATGGATAAATATGTGGCTCATCTgcctaacaataaaaaaaaatataattatatatgtcattcttaaattcatatttattattagtattgaaaccttagaaatataattatatacctGATGCATAGCGTGTAGTGTTTCAGCTGCAGTCCCTCTAAAAATTACATTTGCTAGTTTGTCAAAAATAACCAAATttgttgatgttattttatcaaTGACATTAACATGTACCATGAACCTATGTGAcgaaaaaatgaaattagaattagaatattattaaataatttatacaatttaatACTAAGTTAGTGCAGCTCGGATGCCCGAACAATTTTCACAATGACATTTGTTTCGATTAATTCCACTTTGTTTGAAACACTTGTGGTATGAGTTGTAGTACCAATCTTTAAAAGTGTCAATTCTATAAATCTTAGTCAGCACAGTACAGATACATCATACATTTctacaaaattgaaaacaataaaaataaagtttataatttatcttaaaagGATAAGTCCATAATtgttaaagaaatttttatataaatattagacCTCTATATTCTCAATAATGTCGAATACTGTCATCAGCCGAGTTTGTAAAATTTCATTAGTCAAAGACATGAAAGATTAATCGGACATTTGAGCTATCACTTGAGACGCAGAGATATCTCTATTTTTTCCACCTTATAATAGCATAAATCAGATGTGAataaaacctttttaatttaacataataataaatacaaatttgactatatttatatatcttttttttgtattcGACAATTTCTTTACATCAATATTTATAGTTAACCTTGTGTCgaagaaagaatttgaattacCCATCATacgtgataatatttttttaaaaattaatcaattgtattccatgttttattttatgtcacaaaatatatatattattcaaaaaaaattatctactcACCTTCAAAGCTTTTCATTTGACACAATTGTAGTACAATTACAATTGAGTTGTTTGAAATGTTCTTTAAAAGATGAGAATTAATGTCAACAACATATTCATCCCATATACATACCACAGTGTTACctctatttgataaaaaaaaatgtaatttaattagtcaataaattaatatgtctcattttaattataaaaactatgAAAATACAagaatcttattaaaaaaatttactttggatataaaaataattattattatttagaaatataaaaaatgttaagttACATAatatgttcataaaaaaaatgtaagtattttttttaaaacaaactgaGACAAAtatcaagtaaaaaaataaagaccaATAATCTTTTCATCTAGCAGTaacaaataaatacttttaatattatattgggTTGTTGTACTCGGTCTACTTCCAAAGTCAAATAACTCTAActctcaattttcattcatttttttccaaaacaatTATGTCAATGAAGGAAATGTTTGGAACTATTGCAGAAAggcaataatatataaaatgaaatattatcaaaattatgaaacataattttcaaaaacaatatATGATTTTCATAACAAAAGGTATTCATAACATACTCCCTCtactcttttttatattaaaaaaatcaattttacacgtattaagaaaattagttaattttattaaattatgtaatttttctattaaaaatgaaattttttttcttaaattatcttTCATTGAAACTTAATATTAAGCAACAATTtactattgaattttttaattaattaattattaattgtcatacattattttattatttatatatgtacatatgttaatatttaaattcgtagcatttaattcatatattaataatatctaACGTATGTCAATTGTATATAACTTAAGgcaaatcaataatttatttcatgtcCAATTATATTCATAACagttaaattatttagtaatttcaaaatttattattcaaattgttaagacattagattttatttaaaaattatctttcacTAATTAATGGTATTATTAATTGTATTAGTTATAGGAGAAAATTGATAACCATAAcatcaatattaattaatattaattgtattaataataagattttcaataggattcatttttccaaaaTGTTTGATTCTTATTTGTGTCGACTAATTTAAATTGTAGCATTAAATTTATAGGTAAGGCTTATATTGTAAcattttgattaaataatatctaagacaatttaatcatttaatttatatttaaatattttcatcattgtttagtaaattttaattacattattgtatcattttaaAGTAAAACATATATGATTagacaatattttaaatttttatatttagtaaaTTATTAGGCTAATCCAAGCCAAGAAAAAACTTTAagctaaatgatttttttaaaggctTATATAGATGTCatttaagaaaatagaaaaatgatgtcatttaaaatttaaataaaatatgaaaaagataaaagactttttaatttataaattatttgtttattacaatttgaaataaataaaaacagtgATTGTAAAGaatctttcaaattttgtgaatattaaatattactttAAGTAAACAATGATAATTTTGTAATGATAAAATGTAAGTGTACcattaatactttttatatttatttgctttaaatttttgaaatgtatggtaaaaaattatctttatttgattttttcaagataatgaatcacattttattttccaacTGAATCTTGAGGCAATTAAATCTAAGAATAAgaagacaattttattattcacacaaatagataattaaataaatttatgacattatgacCACATCTAACTCTCAaaagcaaataaattttatttccaaaaaaaCATTAATCATGAACACAAAATATCCAAATAAAGCAAATTTTTCTCATGTATTTCAAATTGTATCTCAACGGGACAAAATCgacttgatgaaaaaaaaacaaaatgattgattacATGGATTAATTCTCTGTTTGTAATGAGAATAAGAAGGTATANNNNNNNNNNNNNNNNNNNNNNNNNNNNNNNNNNNNNNNNNNNNNNNNNNNNNNNNNNNNNNNNNNNNNNNNNNNNNNNNNNNNNNNNNNNNNNNNNNNNATGCTATTCAGCTAAATGTTCACAAAATTGACCCCCAACCTCAACGGTGAATCCTATGTATGAACCAAGAATCTAGCTAGAAAGcatataaacacaaaattttcccAACTAACTAAGAAAAAAGGCAGACATTAATGCAACAGTGccacaaataaaatgaaaagggcAATTATGAAAGTCAGCAGAGAGCAAGTTATGAATAACAATTATGAATAACAAACAGCTCATATCTAGGGCATTTAGATAATGGTCAGCTGATTCATGGTCTTGTCCTTAAGTCTGGTCTGGATATTGTTGTTGCTTGACAGACTTCACTGCTTACCATGTATTCAACATGCAACATCATCGACGACTCTATTGGGTTTACGGTTTGAGAGTTTCATTCATTGtcctttatttcttttgaattttgtgtCAGGTGCAGTGCGTTTGGCTGATGAGTAAAAGTTTGACTGGGACTGAGTAAAAGTTTGACTGGggctttaatttttcttaattttaagttGCGGGACCAGGTTGTGCTAGCTTGCACTCACCACATGAACATAACCTTAACTGAGTCAGAGACGGATTTACTTCAGTCCgcaaaacttatattaataaacTTGAccacaatttttaaatttgaaaataagctAAAGAAATTAGTCTTAAGTCATAAAGTCAATTAGCTAAACGAAACTTCTTATCTGTTTCTTTCTCTTATTGCAG
This window harbors:
- the LOC100776331 gene encoding uncharacterized protein isoform X1, which codes for MAIVESVGKIPLQDPPEEEFCAADLTWTKFGNAEHHDEVALIPYDRVDAFIIGECTNVECPTRFHIERGRKRTIGNLKEYKDDEYLEYRLYWCSFGPENYGEGGGILPSRRYRLNTRNRAARPQSMRGCTCHFVVKRLYAQPSLALIVYNERRHINKSGFICHGPLDRDAIGPGAKKIPYICNEIQQQTMSMIYLGIPEENILEKHIEGIQRYCGSDAKVSSLASQYVHKLGMIIKRSTHELDLDDQASIRMWIERNRKSVFFHQDTSESDPFILGIQTEWQLQQMIRFGHRSVVAADSTFGVKRLKVIFDFQSSLLSYGRSKRNTIILFVLQYIFNHPNLVIFSYWQYPLFTLLVFDSRQHALPVAWVITRSFTKPDVSKWLKALIDRARSVEPGWKVSGFLIDDAAAEIDLLRDIFCCPVLFSLWRVRRSWLRNIVKKCSNIEIQREIFKRLGRIVYNIWGGINASLALEQFLLDFVDQTAFMEYFKVMWLPKLEMWLSTMRNFPLASQEASGALEAYHVKLKAKLFDDSHLGALQRVDWLVHKLTTELHSSYWLDRYADESDSFQNVKEKYIASTSWHRALQIPDYAVSLDDKDHLFAKVVSQKDSSLTHIVWNPGSEFAFCDCSWSMQGNLCKHVVKVNMICENLKGYQPSMSFRSFQEVLMDLWKKPVDDSFALDLSLAWTHQMLDQIQKQVELNNSTDIGTVVNNMPLKWVSKKGRTYIGKPSSSLALPHGSSNTKSVVVYKKNRKRKRLSRLR
- the LOC100776331 gene encoding uncharacterized protein isoform X2 — translated: MAIVESVGKIPLQDPPEEEFCAADLTWTKFGNAEHHDEVALIPYDRVDAFIIGECTNVECPTRFHIERGRKRTIGNLKEYKDDEYLEYRLYWCSFGPENYGEGGGILPSRRYRLNTRNRAARPQSMRGCTCHFVVKRLYAQPSLALIVYNERRHINKSGFICHGPLDRDAIGPGAKKIPYICNEIQQQTMSMIYLGIPEENILEKHIEGIQRYCGSDAKVSSLASQYVHKLGMIIKRSTHELDLDDQASIRMWIERNRKSVFFHQDTSESDPFILGIQTEWQLQQMIRFGHRSVVAADSTFGVKRLKYPLFTLLVFDSRQHALPVAWVITRSFTKPDVSKWLKALIDRARSVEPGWKVSGFLIDDAAAEIDLLRDIFCCPVLFSLWRVRRSWLRNIVKKCSNIEIQREIFKRLGRIVYNIWGGINASLALEQFLLDFVDQTAFMEYFKVMWLPKLEMWLSTMRNFPLASQEASGALEAYHVKLKAKLFDDSHLGALQRVDWLVHKLTTELHSSYWLDRYADESDSFQNVKEKYIASTSWHRALQIPDYAVSLDDKDHLFAKVVSQKDSSLTHIVWNPGSEFAFCDCSWSMQGNLCKHVVKVNMICENLKGYQPSMSFRSFQEVLMDLWKKPVDDSFALDLSLAWTHQMLDQIQKQVELNNSTDIGTVVNNMPLKWVSKKGRTYIGKPSSSLALPHGSSNTKSVVVYKKNRKRKRLSRLR